From a region of the Georgenia yuyongxinii genome:
- a CDS encoding GNAT family N-acetyltransferase, producing the protein MPSDRLERPLAERLHVPDTAEVPTPHLGLSWRRLDGTDVSAVLGLLERCAAVDRAMMRLCPVEIAARLGGATGMVTDSLGGFAPDGELRAMAMVYLPPHDTAMLRAFVTATIDPEWRGRGIGRALLDWQDARARQLLAEDGRDLPARIGAYVGEHLADRRKLYVAGGFSSKRVYQEMRRPVSRPVPEVTLPAGHRLVDWSRELDDAVRQTHNQAYAEHWGAQPFDPESWSVVHPELAPAWSKVVLAPGADGHEVVAFAMTSRHEHSWRQLGFSEGYTEQIGVRRDHRGKGLARALLAEVIRALAADGIESSALAVDTVTEGTHRFYEELGYQRQGAQILYTIEI; encoded by the coding sequence ATGCCTTCCGACCGTCTCGAGCGGCCGCTCGCCGAACGCCTGCACGTCCCGGACACGGCGGAGGTCCCCACTCCCCACCTCGGGCTGAGCTGGCGGCGGCTGGACGGAACGGACGTCTCCGCCGTCCTCGGTCTCCTCGAACGGTGCGCCGCCGTGGACCGCGCCATGATGCGGCTGTGCCCGGTGGAGATCGCCGCCCGGCTCGGGGGCGCCACCGGGATGGTGACCGACTCCCTGGGCGGGTTCGCCCCGGACGGCGAGCTGCGCGCGATGGCCATGGTCTACCTGCCGCCGCACGACACTGCCATGCTCCGTGCCTTCGTCACCGCCACCATCGATCCCGAGTGGCGCGGCCGGGGCATCGGCCGGGCGCTGCTGGACTGGCAGGACGCCAGGGCCCGCCAGCTGCTCGCCGAGGACGGGCGGGACCTCCCGGCCCGGATCGGCGCCTACGTGGGAGAGCACCTCGCGGACCGCCGCAAGCTCTACGTCGCGGGCGGGTTCAGCTCCAAGCGCGTGTACCAGGAGATGCGGCGCCCCGTGTCCCGGCCGGTGCCCGAGGTGACGCTGCCGGCAGGACATCGGCTGGTGGACTGGTCACGCGAGCTCGACGACGCCGTCCGCCAGACCCACAACCAGGCCTACGCGGAGCACTGGGGGGCCCAGCCGTTCGACCCGGAGTCGTGGTCGGTCGTGCACCCGGAGCTCGCCCCGGCCTGGTCGAAGGTCGTGCTCGCTCCCGGCGCCGACGGCCACGAGGTGGTCGCGTTCGCGATGACGAGCCGCCACGAGCACTCCTGGCGCCAGCTCGGCTTCAGCGAGGGCTACACCGAACAGATCGGTGTACGGCGGGACCACCGCGGCAAGGGACTCGCCCGTGCCCTCCTCGCCGAGGTTATCCGTGCTCTGGCGGCCGACGGCATCGAGTCCTCCGCGCTCGCCGTGGACACGGTCACGGAGGGCACGCACCGCTTCTACGAGGAGCTCGGCTACCAGCGGCAGGGCGCGCAGATCCTGTACACCATCGAGATCTGA
- a CDS encoding GNAT family N-acetyltransferase, whose translation MPTPALTPDGSARALRPLAERVHAPARLSVPDGSGGLHWRELHTGDLDALGQLVRRIEDADDPPYRTSEEEVAEYYGDSHAWSGLGAWDADGTLRAFGFVRIRHGDITLLRAFCSGGVDPAWRGRGVGSALMDWQVARARQMVVAVGREAPARIVVHVDDGMDAMASVLASRGFTPRRWYMEMRRDLSMPIPQVTLGTHLSVEPWTPELDDAVRRAHNKAFGDHWGSQPHTPETWQQGRTHFAASWSFVALDRSTDRTQVAGYLLSGRYEHDWPALGWSEGYTEIIGVLPEWRGRHVASALLTRAMRAYAADGMQYAGLDVDADNPTGAPTLFAHLGYERTRGSAMYTIEF comes from the coding sequence GTGCCCACCCCCGCCCTGACACCCGACGGTAGCGCGCGCGCTCTCCGGCCCCTGGCCGAGCGTGTCCACGCCCCGGCGCGGCTCAGCGTGCCCGACGGCTCCGGCGGGCTGCACTGGCGTGAGCTCCACACCGGCGACCTGGACGCACTGGGGCAACTGGTACGCCGCATCGAGGACGCCGACGACCCGCCGTACCGCACCTCCGAGGAGGAGGTGGCGGAGTACTACGGCGACAGCCACGCCTGGAGCGGCCTGGGTGCCTGGGACGCGGACGGCACGCTGCGGGCCTTCGGGTTCGTGCGCATCCGGCACGGCGACATCACCCTGCTGCGCGCCTTCTGCTCCGGCGGGGTGGACCCGGCCTGGCGCGGTCGTGGGGTGGGGAGTGCGCTGATGGACTGGCAGGTGGCGCGGGCGCGGCAGATGGTCGTCGCCGTCGGCCGGGAGGCGCCGGCGCGGATCGTCGTCCACGTCGACGACGGCATGGACGCCATGGCGTCGGTGCTCGCCTCCCGCGGCTTCACCCCGCGGCGCTGGTACATGGAGATGCGCCGGGACCTCAGCATGCCGATCCCGCAGGTCACGCTCGGGACGCACCTGTCCGTCGAACCCTGGACGCCCGAGCTCGACGATGCGGTGCGCCGCGCCCACAACAAGGCCTTCGGCGACCACTGGGGCTCCCAGCCGCACACGCCGGAGACGTGGCAGCAGGGCCGGACCCACTTCGCGGCGTCCTGGAGCTTCGTGGCGCTGGACCGCAGCACCGACCGCACCCAGGTGGCCGGATACCTCCTGTCCGGGCGGTACGAGCACGACTGGCCGGCCCTGGGTTGGAGCGAGGGGTACACCGAGATCATCGGGGTGCTCCCGGAGTGGCGCGGGCGGCACGTGGCCAGCGCGCTGCTCACCCGGGCGATGCGTGCCTACGCCGCCGACGGCATGCAGTACGCCGGCCTCGACGTGGACGCCGACAACCCGACGGGCGCGCCGACGCTCTTCGCGCACCTGGGCTACGAGCGCACCCGCGGCTCCGCGATGTACACCATCGAGTTCTGA
- a CDS encoding DNA gyrase/topoisomerase IV subunit A, giving the protein MARKTPPPPVPVDEKIVDIDVSEEMQGSFLEYAYSVIYSRALPDARDGLKPVQRRILFMMDQMGLRPDRGHVKSARVVGEVMGKLHPHGDTAIYDAMVRLAQPFALRLPLVDGHGNFGSLDDGPAASRYTEARLAPAALAMTADLGEDVVDFVPNYDNQLTQPDVLPAAIPNLLVNGATGIAVGMATNMAPHNLVEVVAAARHLITQPDATLEDLMRFVPGPDLPEGGKIIGLEGIRDAYATGRGSFRTRATARIENVTARKKGIVVTELPYMVGPERVMEKISDAVKAGKLQGISTIQNLTDRHHGLRLVIEVKNAFNPEAVLEQLYRHTPMEESFGINNVALVDGQPRTLGLRELLQVFVAHRLTVVRRRTSFRLNRATERAHLVAGLLIAIADIDEVIAVIRSSDDAEAARARLMQVFDLSEAQAEYILALRLRRLTKFSRLELEAEADELAKQIEELRAILDSDERLRGVVSDELADVSAKFGTPRRTVLLEHAGGPATTAAPGSAARGTAVPLEVADDPCWVLLSGTGLWARTSTAEAPLRTGPRSAHDAVTHAVPATARGQVAAVTSAGRMVRLDVLDAPSLPPSGAAYSLSGGVPVAEVPQLEKGETVVGLARLDGDAPPLTLATAQGVVKRVTADHPSNKDAWGVISLREGDRVIGAGHAGEEDKLVLVASDAQLLRFDASAVRAQGRTGQGVAGIKLGEGASVIYLGIVAGEEVSACVVVTVAGTTGALPGTVPGSAKVTPLDRYPAKGRATGGVRTQRFLRGEDCLQLAWVGPEPARAVGSGGQAVALPEAEERRDGSGHALPAPIAAIG; this is encoded by the coding sequence ATGGCCCGTAAGACTCCGCCGCCGCCCGTGCCCGTCGACGAGAAGATCGTCGACATCGACGTCTCCGAGGAGATGCAGGGCTCGTTCCTGGAGTACGCCTACTCCGTCATCTACTCCCGGGCGCTGCCCGACGCCCGCGACGGCCTGAAGCCGGTGCAGCGCCGGATCCTGTTCATGATGGACCAGATGGGGCTGCGGCCCGACCGTGGGCACGTGAAGTCCGCGCGCGTGGTCGGCGAGGTCATGGGCAAGCTCCACCCGCACGGCGACACCGCCATCTACGACGCGATGGTGCGCCTGGCCCAGCCCTTCGCGCTGCGCCTGCCGCTGGTGGACGGGCACGGGAACTTCGGCTCCCTCGACGACGGCCCCGCGGCGTCCCGGTACACCGAGGCGCGCCTGGCTCCCGCGGCGCTGGCCATGACGGCCGACCTCGGCGAGGACGTCGTCGACTTCGTGCCGAACTACGACAACCAGCTCACCCAGCCCGACGTGCTGCCCGCGGCCATCCCGAACCTGCTCGTCAACGGTGCCACGGGCATCGCCGTGGGCATGGCGACCAACATGGCGCCGCACAACCTGGTCGAGGTGGTCGCCGCCGCGCGCCACCTCATCACCCAGCCGGACGCCACGCTGGAGGACCTCATGCGGTTCGTCCCGGGCCCGGACCTGCCCGAGGGCGGGAAGATCATCGGCCTGGAGGGCATCCGCGACGCGTACGCCACCGGCCGGGGCAGCTTCCGCACCCGCGCGACGGCCCGCATCGAGAACGTCACCGCCCGCAAGAAGGGCATCGTCGTCACCGAGCTGCCCTACATGGTCGGTCCCGAGCGGGTCATGGAGAAGATCTCCGACGCGGTCAAGGCCGGCAAGCTCCAGGGCATCAGCACCATCCAGAACCTCACCGACCGCCACCACGGGCTGCGCCTGGTCATCGAGGTCAAGAACGCGTTCAACCCCGAGGCGGTGCTGGAACAGCTCTACCGGCACACCCCGATGGAGGAGTCCTTCGGGATCAACAACGTGGCGCTGGTGGACGGCCAGCCACGGACCCTGGGGCTGCGCGAGCTGCTCCAGGTCTTCGTCGCCCACCGCCTCACCGTGGTCCGGCGGCGCACCTCGTTCCGGCTGAACCGGGCCACCGAGCGGGCGCACCTGGTGGCCGGTCTGCTCATCGCGATCGCGGACATCGACGAGGTCATCGCCGTCATCCGCTCCTCCGACGACGCCGAGGCCGCCCGTGCCCGCCTGATGCAGGTCTTCGACCTCTCCGAGGCGCAGGCGGAGTACATCCTCGCCCTGCGGCTGCGCCGCCTGACGAAGTTCTCCCGCCTCGAGCTCGAGGCCGAGGCCGACGAGCTGGCCAAGCAGATCGAAGAGCTGCGGGCGATCCTCGACTCCGACGAGCGGCTGCGCGGCGTGGTCTCCGACGAGCTCGCCGACGTCTCCGCCAAGTTCGGCACCCCGCGGCGCACCGTGCTCCTGGAGCATGCGGGTGGTCCGGCGACGACGGCGGCCCCCGGGTCCGCCGCGCGCGGCACCGCCGTGCCGCTAGAGGTCGCGGACGACCCGTGCTGGGTGCTGCTCTCGGGCACGGGTTTGTGGGCGCGCACCTCGACCGCGGAGGCGCCGCTGCGCACGGGCCCCCGCTCGGCGCACGACGCCGTCACGCACGCCGTGCCCGCGACCGCCCGCGGCCAGGTGGCGGCGGTGACCTCGGCCGGCCGGATGGTGCGCCTGGACGTGCTCGACGCCCCGTCCCTGCCGCCCAGCGGCGCCGCCTACAGCCTCTCCGGCGGCGTCCCGGTCGCGGAGGTCCCACAGCTGGAGAAGGGCGAGACCGTGGTCGGCCTGGCCCGGCTCGACGGCGACGCCCCACCCCTGACGCTGGCCACCGCGCAGGGTGTGGTCAAGCGGGTCACCGCCGACCACCCGTCGAACAAGGACGCCTGGGGCGTCATCTCGCTGCGCGAGGGTGACCGGGTCATCGGTGCCGGGCACGCCGGTGAGGAGGACAAGCTCGTCCTGGTCGCCTCCGACGCCCAGCTGCTGCGCTTCGACGCGTCTGCTGTGCGCGCCCAGGGCCGCACGGGCCAGGGCGTCGCCGGCATCAAGCTCGGCGAGGGCGCCTCGGTGATCTACCTCGGCATCGTCGCGGGCGAGGAGGTCTCCGCCTGCGTCGTGGTGACGGTCGCCGGCACCACCGGTGCGCTGCCCGGCACGGTCCCCGGCAGCGCCAAGGTCACCCCGCTCGACCGGTACCCGGCCAAGGGTCGCGCCACCGGCGGCGTCCGCACGCAGCGGTTCCTGCGCGGGGAGGACTGCCTGCAGCTGGCGTGGGTGGGCCCCGAGCCGGCCCGGGCCGTGGGGTCGGGTGGCCAGGCGGTCGCGCTGCCGGAGGCGGAGGAGCGTCGCGACGGCTCCGGGCACGCGCTGCCGGCCCCGATCGCGGCGATCGGCTGA